The window GACCTCCTCGACGGCCTGGATCCAGCTGTTGGTGTCGTGCAGGTCGGGCACGAGGCCGCCCGCGTCGATGGCCGTACCGGCCGCGATCCGCTCAAGGGACGCCGAGCCTGAGATGAGCGCGAGGTCGGTCACGTCCTGCGCGGTCAGCGCGCCGCCCCCGGCCACCGGAAGCGCGGACACGGCTCCGGAGCCGAACGTGCCGATCACCTCGGCGGGCGGCAGTTCACCGGCGGGCAACGGCCCCGACTCGGCGGCGAGCAGCTCGCTGTAGGCGCCCGGGGAGCGGCGTACGGTCTGCGCGGCGTTGTTGATGAGGATGTCGAGCGGGCCCTCGGCTGCGACGGAGTCGGCGAGCGCGACGACCTGGGCGGGGTCGCGCAGGTCGATGCCGACGATCTTCAGTCGGCCGATCCACTCGTCGCTGTCGGGCATGGCCTTGAAGCGGCGGATGGCGTCGTTCGGGAAGCGCGTGGTGATCGTGGTGTGCGCGCCGTCCCGGAGCAGCCGCAGGGCGATGTACATGCCGATCTTGGCGCGGCCGCCGGTGAGCAGCGCACGCTTGCCGGTGAGGTCGGCGCGGGCGTCACGGCGGGCGCGGTTCTCGGCGGCGCAGTTCTGGCAGAGCTGGTGGTAGAAGTAGTCGACCTCGACGTACCGCGCCTTGCAGATGTAGCAGGAGCGGGGGCGCTGGAGTATCCCCGCGATCTGGCCCTCGTCCGTCACCGACGACGGCAGGATGCCCTCGGTCTCGTCGTCGATGCGCTGGGCGGAGCCGGTGGCCGTGGACTCGGTGACCGCCTTGTCGTGGGCGGTCTTGGCGGCCCGGCGCTCCTGGCGGCGACGCTGCTTGACCGTGCGGTAGACGCCCGCGGTGGCGCGGCGCACGGCGATGGCGTCGGGGTGGTCGACCTCGATCTTCTCGAGCTCGTCGAGCACGCTGAGGCAGACGGCCAGCCGCTCCGGGTCGATACCGGGACCGTACGAGCCTTCCGGGGCCTCTACCGTGTCCACGGCGGGGGCCGCCTGGCTGTCCTCTGTCACCGTCATCGCCGTTGCCGTTCCTAGGGTTCCGCGCCGCGCTCGAACCGCGTTCGCTTTGGAAGGCGGAATTTTACGGAGCGCAGGGCAAAGGCACCAAACCCGCGATGATCACCGGTCCCTTCCGGGCCCGTGGCGGGCGGTCCACGGGACCCGGAAGCGGCGCCTCAGAGCGCGCAGGCGGTGAGCAGTTCCTCCACCTCGGCGGTCAGCGCCTTGGCGAACCGGTCGAGGTCCGGCACGGCCTCCGCGTCGGCGACGAGACCGTAGTGGACCTTCCCGCGGAAGGTGGAGACGGCGACCGCGAGGGCCTGGCCGCGGGCCAGCGGGGCGAGGGGATAGACCTCGGTGAGCGGGCAGCCGCCGAGCTTCATGCCGAGGCTGGGCAGCGGCACGCTGGTGACCAGGATGTCGAAGAGCAGCCGGGCGGCCTGGCCGACGACGGGTCCGCCGAGCCGGTGGCCGAGCGCCGGCACATGGTCGGCGAGCAGTGCGACGGCGCCCGCGCCGCGGTTGGGGCCGGCGTCCTTGTTGCGGTTCATGGCCGTTCGGACCGTGTCGAGCCGTCCGAGCGGGTCCGGGTCGTCGACGGGAAGCCGTATCAAGTAGCCGGAGAGCCGGTTGCCCTGCGGGTGGGCGGTGCGCGGGCGGCGCCGTGAGACGGGGATCAGGGCCCGGGGCGCCACACCCTCGCTGCCGTCGCCGCGCTCGTCCAGCCAGCGGCGCAGGGCGCCCGCGACGACGGCGATCAGGACGTCGTTGACGGTGCCGCCGGCGCTCTTGCGGATCTTGTGGATCTCGTCGAGGTCCACGTTCACGCCCGCGACGCGGCGGGTGCCGGTCGGCTCGGAGACCAGGGCGGCGCAGGAGCGTACGCCCCAGGTGGCGCGGGCGACGGAGGCGCCGATGTCGAGGGCCCGGCCCACATCGGAGAGCGTGCCGCGGACGAGGGCGGGCAGCTTGCGCACGTCGGGGAGCAGGCCGCGCGAGGGCTCCTTGGGGCGGGGGCGGGGCGTCGGCATGTCCATGGGGTCCATGAGCGCCGCGGCGAGCGTCAGTGCCCGCAGTCCGTCGGCCAGGGCGTGGTGGAACTTGAAGAGCACGGCGAACGAGGTGCCCTCCACGCCGGGCACGACGTGGGCCTCCCACGGAGGCTTGCCGCGCTCCAGGGGGCGCTGCATGATCGCGCCCGCGGCCGCGTGGAAGTCCGCGACGGGTGCGTGCAGCCGGATGTGGTCGAAGGGCTCGAAGTCGGTCACGGGTTCGCGGGTTGCTCCGCCGAACGCGAAGGCCAGTGGCTGCCGCAGGTCGAGCGGCTGCCAGATGTCGCGGATCCGCATCCGCAGCCCGGGGACGCCGGCCGCGCGGGCCGCGAGGAGGTCGGCCGCGTGCGCGGCCGCGGCGGGCGAGTTGGCCGCGAAGATCCCGAGGGCCCCGAGGTGCATCGGGTGCTCCGCGGACTCGATGTTCCAGAACGCCAGGTCGAGTGGTGCGAGAAGGTCAGAGGTCAAGGGGTCGGCTCTCGCGTCGACGACGGGTGAGCCAGCAGTCAATCCTGGCCGGGCGATTACGGTCAAGTACGATCAAGCTACGCTCAGTTAACAGCAGATTAAGTCCCGCCACCGATGGCGGTGGCGGGACCCGTGTGGCCTATGGGGTCGGGCAAGTGGGCGATGTCACTTCAGGACGGGCGGCGCGGCGTCCGGGTCAGTGCCCCAGTCGGACGGCTTCGCGCCCACGGTGAAGGCGAGCTCGCGGATGCCCCGCAGCTCGTCGGTCGTCAGATACGTACGGTCGTGCGCGACCCCGTCACCCTGTACCGCCCGGATGTACCGGCGTCCGTCGGAGACGTCCGGCCCCGCCGTCACGGCCAGCGCGCCGAGGGGGTGGTAGCGGCGGTCCAGGGCCAGGTCGACCCGTTCGAACACCGGTGTGGACAGGCCCCAGGTGTCGAATCCGGGCTGCACCGGGAAGATCCCGATGGACGACAGGACGTGCCAGGCGGACATGGTCCCCAGGTCGTCGTTGCCGGTCATGCCGGTCGGCGCGTCCGTGAAGAGGGTCAGCGCGGCACGCACCACGTCGGTGGTCTGCCAGGGCCGGCCGGTCGACAGATAGGTGTACGGGGCGATCAGGTCGGGCTCGTTCTGGGGGTTGTACTTGTCGGCGTTGTAGTAGGCGTACGGTCCGTTGACCCACACCTCGCGGGCCGTCCTCGCGGGGTCCTTCATCAGCCGGTCGTACGCGAAGAACGCGTCGAGCCGGTCGTTCGCGGCCTGTCTGCCGCCGATCAGGTCGATCATCCCGGGCAGGTCCTGCGGAACGAGCCACTGGTACTGCCAGGACGTGCCCTCGTGAAATCCCTCGGTCCTGGCCGGATCGGCCGCGCCCGTGAAGGCGCCCGAGGCGTCCCGGGCCCGGAAGAAGCCGGTCGAGGGGTCGAAGATCCGGCGGTAGTTCTGGGCGCGGGCGGCGTACCGCGCGGCATCCGCCTCGTGCCCGAGATCCCGGGCCATCTGGGCGAGCATCGCGTCGGACAGGGCGTACTCCAGCGTCGCGGACGCCCCGTGGTCGTAGTCCGAGTCACCGGGCTTGGCGTGCGGGCGGCCCTTGAGGCGGGGCACGAATCCGTCGGCGATGTACTCCTTGTTGCCCTCCCGTCCCAGCGCGGGCGAGTCGGCGGGCGGCACTCCGTCGGCGTTCTTCTTCAGCGCCCGGTAGGTCCGCTCCTCGTGCCCGTCCAGCAGGCCCTGCTGGTAGGCGTTGGTGAGGAACGGGGTGACCGGGTCGCCGGTCATGATGTTGGTCTCGATCGTCCCGTAGCCCCACTTGGGCAGCCAGCCGCCCTCCTCGTCGATCTGCAGGACGGAGAGCGCCATGTCACGCGACTCGCGCGGCGCGAGCAGGGCCAGGAGCTGTGCCTGGGTGCGGTAGGTGTCCCACAGCGACCAGTTCTGGTAGTAGGTGAAGCCCTTCTCGCGGTGGACCTTCCTGTCCCAGCCGGTGTAGCGGCCGTCCGCGTCGCTGCCGATGTTCGGGGCGAGGAAGGACCGGTAGAGAGAGGAGTAGAAGGTGCGCCGGAGCGTTTCCTCGCCGCCTCGCACCCGTACGTCGTCGAGCCGGTCCTCCCAGGCCCGCCGCGCCGAGTCCCGGACGCTGTCGAAGGAGCGGCCTCCTTCGGAGCGGAGGTTCACGGCCGCGCCGCGCGCGTCCACGTACGACAGGGCGGTGGTCGCCTCGACCGTGCGGTCCTTCGTGGTGTCGAAGCGGAGGTACGCGCCGTTGCGGCCCGTGCCGGCCGAGCGTGTCGAGCCCTCGGTGACCGTGTCGCCCTGCCAGGTGCCGGACGTGGTGAACGGCCGGTCGAAGCGGGTGAGGGTGTGGACGGTGTACGGCCCGGTGGCGCGGCAGAAGCCGCTGCCGGTGATCGTGCTGCGTACGGTGCGGTCGTCGAGGATCTCGATCGACGTGGAGACCGTCCTGTGCAGCGACTGGCCGGCGTTCAGCAGGACGTTCGCCTTGTCCGTGGCCGGAAAGGTGTAGCGCTGCACACCGGTGCGCGCGGTGGCGGTCAGTTCGGCGTCGATGCCGCTCTTCAGGCCGACCTTGTAGTGGCCGGGGCTCGCCTTCTCCGCGTCGTGCCCGAATTCGGCGGCGTACTTCGCGTAGTCGGTCTGTGTGACGTCACCCGTCGTCGGCAGGACCGGCAGATCCCCGCCGAGGCGACAGCCGACACCGGACAGGTGGACGAGGGAGAAGCCGCGGATGTGGCGCTGCGAGTAGTCGTAGCCGGTGTTGTGCCCGGTGTCCGGGGACAGCTGCACCATGCCGAAGGGCACGGCGGCGCCCGGAAAGGTGTTGCCCTCGTTCTGGGTGCCGATGAACGGGTTGACCAGCTCGGTGAGGCGGCCCTCCCCCGGCTCGGCGGCCCGGACGTCGGGAGCGGTGAGCCCACCGCCCAGCCCGAGCAGGGCGGCGGCGATCACCGCCGCCGTACGCGGGCGCGGGCGTCCGGTCCATCTCATACGCAGGTCCTCCGTGTCGGGCTCGATCACCGTGCGGTCGTACTTATAAGACCGCTCGGCCCGCCCGTCACCCCGGACCTGCCGGGGTGGGCCGCGCCATTGCCACCCCGGCAGCCCAACGTGCCCGCCGCTACGACACGTGCTGACCCTTCCCCAGCCCGATCACGCCGCCCTTGGAGACCGTGTAGAGCTCCTGGTCCCGCTCCGGGTTGACGCCGATCGTCGCCCCCGGGGGCACCTGTACGTTCTTGTCGAGAACCGCGCCACGCACGACCGCGCCCCGCCCCACGTGCACGTTGTCGTGCAGCACCGAGCCCTGGACGACCGCGCCCGGATCGATGACGACACCCGGCGAGAGGACCGACCGGGTGACCTGGCCGCGGATCAGGCACCCCGCGCTGATGATCGACTCGCTCGCCATGCCGCCGGCGTTGAAGCGGGCCGGCGACAGCTGGCCGGAGTGGGTGTAGATGGGCCAGCTGCGGTTGTAGAGGTTGAAGGCGGGCCGCTCGGCGATGAGGTCCATATGGGCGTCGTAGTAGGCGTCGAGGGTTCCGACGTCCCGCCAGTAGCCCTGGTCGCGGACCGTCTCGCCTGGCACGTGGTTCTGGCTGAAGTCGTACAGCTGGGCCTCGCCGCGGTCGGTGAGCGTCGGCAGGATCGAACCGCCCATGTCGTGCACGGAGTTCTCGTCCTCGGCGTCCCGGTGCAGCGCCTCCACCAGGGTCTTGGTGGTGAAGATGTAGTTGCCCATGGACGCGAAGACGCACTCCGGGTCGTCCGGGAGGCCCGGCGGGTCGGCGGGCTTCTCCAGGAAGCCCCGGACGCTCTGGCCGTCCGTCCCGGGGGAGATGACGCCGAAGGCGGACGATTCGGCCCGGGGCACCCGGATGCCCGCGACGGTCACTCCCGCGCCGCTCTCGATGTGCTGGGTCAGCATCTGCCGCGGGTCCATGCGGTAGACGTGGTCGGCGCCGAACACCGCTATGTAGTCGGGCTGTTCGTCGTGCACGAGGTTCAGGGACTGCAGGAGCGCGTCGGCGCTGCCCAGGTACCAGCGCGGGCCGAGCCGCTGCTGGGCCGGGACCGGCGTCACATAGTTGCCGAGCAGGCTGGACATCCGCCAGGTCGTGGTGATGTGCCGGTCGAGCGAGTGCGACTTGTACTGCGTCAGGACACAGATGCGCAGGATGTCGGCGTTGACGAGGTTGGAGAGCACGAAGTCCACGAGGCGGTACGTTCCGCCGAAAGTCACCGCGGGTTTCGCCCGGTCGGCGGTCAGGGGCATCAGCCTCTTGCCCTCGCCGCCCGCCAGTACGATTCCCAGTACCGAAGGTCCACCGCGTCGCATGCCGCCGCCCCTCTACCGCCCGGTTCGGGCCACGTTCTTGAACTACACCTGCCAGAGGACTACCCCCGTGGACGGGCGATCCGCGCCCGCGGGCTACCCCTGTTTGAGGATTTCCTCGTACAGCTGGACGGTCCGCCTGGCCACCGTGTCCCAGCCGAACTCCCGCACCGCCCGCTCCCGCCCCGCCTCGCCCATGCGCCGGGCGGCCTGCGGATCGGCGAGCAGCGAGTCGAGGGCACGCGCCAGCCGCGCCACGTTCTCCTCGGCGGACTCCTCGACGGACACCAGCAGCCCGGTCTCGCCGTCCGCGACGACCTCGGGAATCCCGCCCACCCGCGAGGCCACCACGGCCGTGCCGCAGGCCATCGCCTCCAGGTTGACGATGCCCAGGGGCTCGTACACCGAGGGGCAGACGAACACGGCTGCGTGCGTGAGGAGTTGGATCACGTCCGGACGCGGCAGCATCTGCGGGATCCAGTGCACGCCCTCGCGGACACCGCTGAGCTCCTGGAAGAGGTCGCGGAACTCCTGGTCGATCTCCGGTGTGTCGGGGGCTCCCGCGCACAGGACGACCTGGGCGGCCGGGTCGATGTCCCGTACCGCGCGCAGCAGATGAGGCACGCCCTTCTGGCGGGTGATGCGTCCGACGAACAGGATGTACGGGCGGCCGGGGTCGAGGCCGATGCGGTCGATCACGTCGGTGCCGTGGTCCGGCCGGTAGAGGGAGGTGTCGATGCCGTTGTGCACGACGCGCACCTTCGCCGGGTCCAGGGACGGGTAGCAGCCGAGGATGTCCTCGCGCATGGCCGTGGAGACGGCGATCACGGCGTCGGCGGACTCGATGGCGGTGCGCTCGGCCCAGCTGGAGAGGGCGTAGCCGCCGCCCAGCTGCTCGGCCTTCCAGGGGCGCAGCGGCTCGAGGGAGTGGGCGGTCATGACATGCGGGATGCCGTACAGCAGCTTCGCCATGTGGCCCGCGAGGTTGGCGTACCAGGTGTGCGAGTGGACGAGCTCGCGGCCTTCGAGGGCGGCGGCGATGGAGAGGTCGACGGAGAAGGTGCGCAGCGCGTCGTTCGCGCCGTCGAGCGTGGGCCAGGGCCGGTGGCGTACGACTCCGCCCGCGGCGCCCTCGCCCCAGCAGTGCACGTCCAGTTCGGTGAGGGGCCTCAACTCCCGGGCGAGGAACTCGACATGTACCCCCGCACCGCCGTACACATCCGGCGGGTACTCCCGGGAAAGCAGTCCCACACGCACCCGGAACCCCCTGTCTCAGCGGCTGGTTCCCACATGGTCACCCAGAAGTGGCCCTTGGGGAAGAGCGCGAGGGAAGGCATGCCCCGCGGCTCGCCGCCACGATGCCCGGAGGCGCGGCACCACCGCGCTCGGAGTCGCGGCACCGCCCTGCTCAGAGGCGGCCGGGAGGCAGTACGAAGCAGCAGTCGCCGCAC is drawn from Streptomyces liliifuscus and contains these coding sequences:
- a CDS encoding SDR family NAD(P)-dependent oxidoreductase; translated protein: MTVTEDSQAAPAVDTVEAPEGSYGPGIDPERLAVCLSVLDELEKIEVDHPDAIAVRRATAGVYRTVKQRRRQERRAAKTAHDKAVTESTATGSAQRIDDETEGILPSSVTDEGQIAGILQRPRSCYICKARYVEVDYFYHQLCQNCAAENRARRDARADLTGKRALLTGGRAKIGMYIALRLLRDGAHTTITTRFPNDAIRRFKAMPDSDEWIGRLKIVGIDLRDPAQVVALADSVAAEGPLDILINNAAQTVRRSPGAYSELLAAESGPLPAGELPPAEVIGTFGSGAVSALPVAGGGALTAQDVTDLALISGSASLERIAAGTAIDAGGLVPDLHDTNSWIQAVEEVTPVELLEVQLCNSTAPFILISRLRAAMAAAGADRTYIVNVSAMEGVFNRGYKGAGHPHTNMAKAALNMLTRTSAQEMFEKDRILMTAVDTGWITDERPHPDKMRLADAGFHAPLDLIDGAARVYDPIVRGEQGEDLFGVFLKDYAPGKW
- a CDS encoding wax ester/triacylglycerol synthase family O-acyltransferase; protein product: MTSDLLAPLDLAFWNIESAEHPMHLGALGIFAANSPAAAAHAADLLAARAAGVPGLRMRIRDIWQPLDLRQPLAFAFGGATREPVTDFEPFDHIRLHAPVADFHAAAGAIMQRPLERGKPPWEAHVVPGVEGTSFAVLFKFHHALADGLRALTLAAALMDPMDMPTPRPRPKEPSRGLLPDVRKLPALVRGTLSDVGRALDIGASVARATWGVRSCAALVSEPTGTRRVAGVNVDLDEIHKIRKSAGGTVNDVLIAVVAGALRRWLDERGDGSEGVAPRALIPVSRRRPRTAHPQGNRLSGYLIRLPVDDPDPLGRLDTVRTAMNRNKDAGPNRGAGAVALLADHVPALGHRLGGPVVGQAARLLFDILVTSVPLPSLGMKLGGCPLTEVYPLAPLARGQALAVAVSTFRGKVHYGLVADAEAVPDLDRFAKALTAEVEELLTACAL
- a CDS encoding GH92 family glycosyl hydrolase — protein: MRWTGRPRPRTAAVIAAALLGLGGGLTAPDVRAAEPGEGRLTELVNPFIGTQNEGNTFPGAAVPFGMVQLSPDTGHNTGYDYSQRHIRGFSLVHLSGVGCRLGGDLPVLPTTGDVTQTDYAKYAAEFGHDAEKASPGHYKVGLKSGIDAELTATARTGVQRYTFPATDKANVLLNAGQSLHRTVSTSIEILDDRTVRSTITGSGFCRATGPYTVHTLTRFDRPFTTSGTWQGDTVTEGSTRSAGTGRNGAYLRFDTTKDRTVEATTALSYVDARGAAVNLRSEGGRSFDSVRDSARRAWEDRLDDVRVRGGEETLRRTFYSSLYRSFLAPNIGSDADGRYTGWDRKVHREKGFTYYQNWSLWDTYRTQAQLLALLAPRESRDMALSVLQIDEEGGWLPKWGYGTIETNIMTGDPVTPFLTNAYQQGLLDGHEERTYRALKKNADGVPPADSPALGREGNKEYIADGFVPRLKGRPHAKPGDSDYDHGASATLEYALSDAMLAQMARDLGHEADAARYAARAQNYRRIFDPSTGFFRARDASGAFTGAADPARTEGFHEGTSWQYQWLVPQDLPGMIDLIGGRQAANDRLDAFFAYDRLMKDPARTAREVWVNGPYAYYNADKYNPQNEPDLIAPYTYLSTGRPWQTTDVVRAALTLFTDAPTGMTGNDDLGTMSAWHVLSSIGIFPVQPGFDTWGLSTPVFERVDLALDRRYHPLGALAVTAGPDVSDGRRYIRAVQGDGVAHDRTYLTTDELRGIRELAFTVGAKPSDWGTDPDAAPPVLK
- the glgC gene encoding glucose-1-phosphate adenylyltransferase, with translation MRRGGPSVLGIVLAGGEGKRLMPLTADRAKPAVTFGGTYRLVDFVLSNLVNADILRICVLTQYKSHSLDRHITTTWRMSSLLGNYVTPVPAQQRLGPRWYLGSADALLQSLNLVHDEQPDYIAVFGADHVYRMDPRQMLTQHIESGAGVTVAGIRVPRAESSAFGVISPGTDGQSVRGFLEKPADPPGLPDDPECVFASMGNYIFTTKTLVEALHRDAEDENSVHDMGGSILPTLTDRGEAQLYDFSQNHVPGETVRDQGYWRDVGTLDAYYDAHMDLIAERPAFNLYNRSWPIYTHSGQLSPARFNAGGMASESIISAGCLIRGQVTRSVLSPGVVIDPGAVVQGSVLHDNVHVGRGAVVRGAVLDKNVQVPPGATIGVNPERDQELYTVSKGGVIGLGKGQHVS
- the glgA gene encoding glycogen synthase, which gives rise to MRVGLLSREYPPDVYGGAGVHVEFLARELRPLTELDVHCWGEGAAGGVVRHRPWPTLDGANDALRTFSVDLSIAAALEGRELVHSHTWYANLAGHMAKLLYGIPHVMTAHSLEPLRPWKAEQLGGGYALSSWAERTAIESADAVIAVSTAMREDILGCYPSLDPAKVRVVHNGIDTSLYRPDHGTDVIDRIGLDPGRPYILFVGRITRQKGVPHLLRAVRDIDPAAQVVLCAGAPDTPEIDQEFRDLFQELSGVREGVHWIPQMLPRPDVIQLLTHAAVFVCPSVYEPLGIVNLEAMACGTAVVASRVGGIPEVVADGETGLLVSVEESAEENVARLARALDSLLADPQAARRMGEAGRERAVREFGWDTVARRTVQLYEEILKQG